Genomic DNA from Shouchella patagoniensis:
CGGCGCTTTTTCTTTTTCTTTGGCACCATATTGCCTAGCATCTCTTGCATGTTCATGCCCATCTGTTCCATTCCTGCTCCACCTTGGAATAAATCCATGAATCCTTGGTTTTGCTCCGATACTTCCAGCGTGACCATCCGATCCTCTAGTTCTCCACGCTCCAGCTTTTCAGCCATCTTCTTTTTCAAGTTGGCATGATTTAACTCTTCTTCCTCTTCCTGCTGATCATCTTCGTTATTATTTTGATTAAATAACATTTCGAACGGGTTTTTATAATTCGATTCTTTCTTCATTGAAGGAACAAGAAGATTAACGAGTCTTTTTTCTGCAAGCTCTTTCGCCTGTTCTTTTACATGGATAACGCGCTCTTCTTTTACCAGGCGTACACTGGATTCAACTAAGTCTCGAACCATTGATTCAACATCTCGCCCTACGTAGCCAACTTCAGTAAACTTTGTTGCTTCGACCTTTACAAATGGTGCTCCGACAAGTTTTGCTAAACGCCGAGCAATTTCTGTTTTCCCAACACCGGTAGGACCAATCATGAGAATATTTTTTGGCGTAATTTCATCACGCATCACTTGTTCGAGCTTCGTTCGCCGATACCGATTTCGTAAAGCAATCGCAACGGATTTTTTGGCACCCTCTTGACCAACAATATATTGGTTCAATCGTTCGACTATTTGGCTTGGTGTAAGTGAACTTGTCATTTCTTTACACTTCCTTTGTCTTCATGATTTGTCGTCTAACACTTCGACAATAATTTGATCGTTTGTGTACACGCAAATATCCGAAGCCGTTTCAAGGGCAGCTCTCGCAATCTCACTTGCAGAAAGTGACGCAGCATGGTTTTTCAACGCACGCCCTGCACTCAAGGCATAGTTGCCGCCAGATCCTATTGCAAGAATTCCATCATCCGGTTGAATGACTTCGCCAGTGCCAGAAACCAACAATAATTCTGTTCGATCCATCACAATAAGCATCGCTTCAAGCTTCCTTAGTACACGGTCACTTCGCCACTCTTTCGCAAGTTCAACAGATGCACGTTGCAAATTTCCATTATACTCTTCAAGCTTCGCTTCGAACTTTTCGAACAGCGTAAAAGCGTCGGCTACTGAACCTGCAAAACCAGCAATCACATTATCGCGGTATATTTTCCGCACTTTTCTAGCCGTATGCTTCATCACAACCGCATTGCCTAATGTAACCTGACCATCCCCCGCCATCGCAAAACCACCATTGTGTGCGATAGCAAAAATTGTTGTTGCATGAAAAGAATCCATGGCAAACGCTCCTTTTTTCGTAAAACTATGCTCGCGGGTGGAAATCTTTATATACAGTGTAAAGACGTTCTTTGCTTACATGAGTGTATACTTGAGTCGTTCTTAATGTTTGATGCCCTAACAATTCTTGTACAGTCCTTAAGTCTGCTCCCGCATTCAACAAATGGGTAGCGAAAGAATGGCGAATATCATGTGGGCTTATACTTTTTTTCATTGCAGCTTCGCGCATTCGTTTTTCCACAATCTTTCGAATGCTCCGATCAGTTAATGGACCTCCACGATAATTAAGGAAAAGATGTGTTGAAGGCTCCGATTGTTTCTCTAGTTTTGGCCGTCCTAACTCTAAATAAACATTCAAACTAGTTTCTGCCTCTTTACCAAACGGGACATACCGCTCTTTTCTACCTTTTCCAAATACACGTATCGTACCACTTGTCCAATGAAGCTGCTCAGTATGCAGCATACTGCACTCAGAAACACGGATGCCCGTCGCATAAAGTAGCTCAATGATCGCCTTATCTCTTTTTTCAAGCGCCGTTTCAGAAGGTAGAGCTGTTAACCAATGGTCCATTTCTTCTTCATACAGAAAGCGTGGAAGCCTCTCTTCTTGTTTCGGAAGATGCGCGTGCAAAAAAGGGTTTTCCTTTACCAATTGCTCGCGAAGCAAGAATTTTCCGAAGCTTCTTAGCGCTGATAGCTTTCGAGCAATCGTACGTCTTGCATAACGCCTGTCAACAAGCGTACTAATATACGAACGTACTTCCAGATGAGTCGTTTCACTAATTCCCAAAAGCCCTTGCTGTGACAAAAATGTGCAAAACTGTTCTACGTCTTTTGTATAATGATCAATCGTCCATTTGGAACTGTTCCTCTCTACTTCCAAATACCGGATAAACCAATTAAGCCAAAGTCGCTCTTCTGATTCCACAAGATTGTCCTCCCTCTTAGAACTAATAAATTCTACCACAGTTTAACAAGGAGAAGCAATAAACTTCACACTTCTTTCACAAAATTCTGAATCGACTCCAATGCCCGACTAGCAAGGGCTTCATAACGTTCTTTTTTTGCTTTTATCCGAACATCAAGGGGTGGAACAAGACCAAAGTTCGCATTCATCGGCTGGAAATTTTTAGAGTTTGCGGTTGTAATATACGCAGCCATACTCCCCATCATCGTTTCTTCCGGCAAAATAGCAAGCGGTTGGCCTTCTGTTAGTTTGAATGCATTAATTCCAGCAATTAAACCTGCAGCTGCAGATTCAACATAACCTTCAACACCCGTAATTTGTCCTGCAAAAAAAAGATCGTCACGAACGGTTGATTGATAGGTTGGCTTTAGCAAGTTTGGCGAATTTAGAAACGTGTTACGATGCATGACGCCGTATCGAACAATGTCCGCCTGTTCCAATCCTGGAATCATACGGATCACTTCTTTTTGAGGCCCCCATTTTAAATGAGTTTGGAATCCGACAATATTATACAAAGTGCCCGATAAATTATCTTGACGCAGTTGAACGACTGCATAAGGTCGCTTCCCTGTTTTCGGATCTTCTAAACCTACAGGCTTTAACGGACCGAATAACATTGTCTTTCTTCCACGTGACGCCATAACTTCAATCGGCATACAGCCCTCAAAAAAGATTTCTTTTTCAAATTCCCGCAAAGGAACCGTCTCCGCTTCAATTAAAGCATCATAAAAACGATTAAATTCCTCTTCGGTCATAGGACAATTTAAGTAAGCAGCTTCTCCCTTATCATACCTACTTTTTAAGTAAACTTTGTCTCGATCAATTGTTTCGGCATCAATAATAGGTGCAGCCGCATCGTAAAAATAAAGATGCTCTTCTCCTGTTAATGCTTTTAATTGTTCTGACAATGCTTTAGACGTCAATGGGCCAGTAGCAATGATCGTTGGGCCGGAAGGCAGTTCTGTGATTTCCTCGTTTACAACGGTCACATTCGGATGCTCTTTCACATAATTCGTTACTCTTGCTGCAAAATCATGACGATCCACTGCTAGTGCACCACCTGCAGGAACAGCCGCTTCATCTGCCGCTTTAATAATGACGGAATCTAATTTACGCATTTCTTCTTTCAGAACACCTACAGCGTTGGCTAATGAATTGCCTCGCAACGAATTGCTGCATACAAGTTCAGCAAACTTATCCGTATGGTGTGCAGGCGTTTGTTTTACTGGTCGCATCTCATATAAGCGAACTTGACCTCCACGCTTAGCAATTTGCCAAGCCGCCTCGCTGCCGGCTAATCCTGCGCCAATTACATTAATCGTTTTATTTTCTATCATAAAGCGCATACTCCTTTTTCATGGATCAATTACTGCGTTCACAGAAACGCCTCCACTCCTTTGTAGAGTGAAGGCTAAGTCAGTAAGTACCCATATCATAGTATCTTTGACGTTTTATTTCAACTAATAAACCTTAGAAAACGAGCATCTTCGACAAATTACTGCTTTTCTTCCTCATAATCACACGAACTACAAGCAACATACACAGCTTTTTTAGATTTTTTTTCAACAAGTAGGCCTTGACATTTTGGGCAAGGACGAGCAATCGGTTTATCCCATGAAACAAACTCACACTCTGGGTACCGGTCACAACCATAAAAAATGCGTCGTTTTTTACTTTTCCGTTCGACAATATTTCCCTCTTTACATGTTGGACAAGTAACTCCAATGTCTTTAACAATTGCCTTCGTATTTCGACAATCCGGGAAATTAGAACAAGCCATAAACTTACCATAGCGCCCCATCTTGTAAACCATTTCGTGATCACATTTGTCGCAGTCTTCACCTGCAGGTTCATCTTTTATTTCGACTTCTTCCATCTCTTCTTCTGCAACTTTTAAACGTTTTTCGAAGCTTTGATAGAATTGGTCAATTATTCCTATCCAATTATCCTTGCCATCCTCAATGCTATCTAAATCCTGTTCCATTTTAGCTGTAAATTCAACGTCCAAAATTTCCGGGAAAAACTCAACAATCAAATCGAGAACAATTTCACCTAGCTCAGTTGGTACAAAACGTTTTTCATCTAGAGCAACATAACCGCGACGCTGAATTGTATCAAGAGTCGGTGCATAAGTAGATGGACGCCCTATCCCTAACTCTTCTAACGTTTTTACAAGCCTAGCTTCCGTGTAACGAGGAGGAGGTTGAGTAAAATGTTGATTTGGTGTAATGTCTTGTTTTTCAACCGTTTGACCTTCTTCCAACGCTGGTAAAAGTCGGTCTTCTTCCTTCTTATTATCATCATTGCCTTCAATGTAAACTTTCATAAATCCGGCAAATTTTAATTTTGAACCGGTTGCACGGAATAAAACACCATTATTATCAAGATCAACAGACATCGTGTCCATAACGGCTGGAGCCATTTCACTTGCAACCAGACGTTCCCAAATCAACCTATATAACCGATGCTGGTCACGAGACAAGTATTCTTTCACAGTTTTAGGTTCATACATAACCGATGTTGGACGAATCGCTTCATGAGCGTCCTGCGCTTTTTTGTCCTGCTTGGCTTTCCGCTCTACTTTATTGACGTACTCATCACCAAATGTTTTCTTGATGTAATCATGCGTCTCTTGTTTTGCTGTATCTGATATACGGGTAGAGTCCGTTCTCATGTAAGTAATTAAACCCACTGTCCCTTGCTTACCGAGATCAATACCTTCGTATAACTGTTGCGCGATTAGCATTGTTTTCTTAGCTCGAAAATTAAGCTTACGCGCAGCTTCTTGTTGCAATGAAGAAGTAGTAAAAGGGGTAACGGGGTTACGCCGGCGTTCTTTTCTTGTAACATTCGTTACTTGAAAAGACTTCCCTTTCATTTGTTTTAAAACAGCTTGAACATCTTCTTCATTAGAAAGACTTTGCTTTTTACCATTGACACCATAATACTTTGCTTCAAACATCTCGCCTTTTAATTTAAAATTTCCTTCAATGCTCCAATATTCTTCAGGCTCAAAGTTTTGTATTTCTTTTTCGCGATCCGTAATTAATTTTACCGCTACAGATTGAACACGCCCTGCACTCAAGCCCTTTTTCACTTTTTTCCATAATAATGGTGAAATATTATAGCCCACTAAACGATCCAATATCCTTCTAGCTTGCTGAGCATCAACTAAATCCATATTGATCGGTCGAGGGTGCTTAAATGCATCCTTTATAGCCGTTTTTGTAATTTCATTAAAGACGACTCGACAGTCTGAATGTTCATCTATATTCAGACTATGAGCTAAATGCCAGGCAATCGCTTCCCCTTCTCGATCCGGGTCAGCCGCTAGATAGATACGTTTCGCTTTTTTAGCTGCTGTCTTTAGTTCTTTTAACACGGGACCTTTCCCGCGAATTGTAATATACCTTGGTTCATAGTTTTCTTCTACACTAACGCCCATTTGGCTTTTAGGTAAATCTCGAACGTGGCCCATCGATGCTTTGACAACGTATTTTTTCCCTAAATATTTTCCAATGGTTTTGGCTTTAGCGGGAGATTCCACGATTACTAAATAATCGGACATGTAAAGCAGCTCCCTCTCACATTATTCTCTATTGATGAAGTAAATCTTCCTCATTATTAAACAGACTTTCCCCATTTGTCAAACGGAAGTGAAAACAGCTAGATAAAATCCGATAGTTCGCTATCTTTCGACAAAAAGTTTGGCAATGTCTCGCTAAGCGTGTTTTTTGAATAAAGACAGCATGCTCCCTGACTAATTAGCCAATTTGTTCCACTTGACTCTGACGAGGTTATATTGCTAGGTACTGCAAACACTTCTCTTCCTTGTTCAATAGCTAAATCAGCTGTAATAAGAGAGCCACTTTTTCGCTTTGCTTCTATAATAACAGTTGCATAACTCATGCCACTTATTAATCGATTTCTAGCTGGAAAAGTCCATTTTTTAGGTTTTACAAAAGGAGGGTATTCACTAACAACTAAATGGTGGGAAGCTATAGACTGGAAAAGAGAGTAATGTTCTGGAGGATATACGGTGTCAAATCCACATGCTGTTACAGCAATTGTGAGACCTTTATATGTGATAGCACTGTGGTGGGCTAAAGAATCTACACCTCTAGCCAAACCACTAACGATTGTTATCCCGGCATCTATTATAACCGGCGTTAAGAGAGCGAGTACTTCTTTGCTATACGGCGTTGGTGTCCTAGTTCCCACAACAGCTATTTTTTTTGTTTTTAAGATCTCAAGGTTACCTTTTGTATAAAGAATATGCGGTGGATCATAAATGGTATTTAATAATGGAGGGTAATGAGAAGAATGACTGAAGATGGTTTGAATACCTGCCTTGTCTAGTTGTTCTTTATAAACAGCTTGGTCACTACGTCTAAGCCATTCAAACAAACGCTTACTCTGACGATCATTCAATTGGAGAATTTCGCTCATTTCGCTTGCAGAGGCTTTATAAATGCTTACTAGTTCAGGATCCCATTCTAATAGTCGAACAAACGCGCGATAGTTCGTAGAAAGGACCGCATGTAAGTGAAGAAAGCGTTCTTCATATGAAATATCAATCACCCATTTCCTCGTATTCTATGAAAAGCCCCTCACAATCGCAAGGGGCTGTTTACTCTTATTTTGCTATTTCGTGCGTAACGCTTTTCTCATATAAGTCATTTGCTTTCAATGATTTAATTAACGTTTCGCCCATTACAGATGGAGTAGCTGCAACACGGATGCCGCAAGCTTCCATTGTTTTAATCTTTTCAGCTGCTGTCCCTTTACCGCCAGAAATAATCGCACCAGCGTGGCCCATGCGTTTTCCTGGAGGGGCCGTTTGACCACCAATAAAGCCAACAACAGGTTTTGTCATATTTTCTTTTACCCATTCAGCTGCTTCTTCTTCAGCCGTTCCACCTATCTCACCGATCATAATAACCGCATAAGTGTCAGGATCCTCATTAAACAAAGAAAGGACATCAATGAAGTCAGTTCCATTGACCGGGTCTCCACCAATTCCTACAGCAGATGATTGACCAATTCCTTCAGTTGAAAGCTGATGGACAGCTTCATATGTTAAAGTACCGGAACGAGAGACAACACCGATATGTCCTTTTTTATGGATATAACCAGGCATAATACCAATTTTACATTCCTCTGGAGTAATAACACCAGGACAGTTTGGCCCGATCAAACGAGTCTTCTTGCCTTCCATATAGCGTTTTACTTTCACCATATCGATAACCGGAATGCCTTCAGTAATACAAATTGCCAAATCTAATGCTGCATCTGTTGCTTCCATGATGGCATCAGCTGCAAAAGCCGGTGGAACATAGATAACCGTCGCATTTGCTCCGGTTGCATCAACTGCTTCTTTTACAGTATTAAAAACTGGCACACCTTCAATTTCAGTGCCACCTTTACCAGGCGTTACTCCGCCAACGATTTTCGTTCCATACTCAAGCGCCTGTTTTGTATGAAACAATCCAGTGGCGCCGGTTATTCCTTGAACAATAACTTTTGTATCTTTATTGATTAAGATGCTCATCTGCTAGCTCCGCCCTTCCTATTTCACTAATGAAACGATTTTTTGTGCGCCGTCAGCCATTGAATCTGCTGCTGTGATATTTAATCCAGATTCTTTTAAAAGTTTTTTCCCAAGTTCTACGTTTGTGCCTTCCAAACGAACAACAAGAGGAATCTCGAGGCCAACTTCTTTTGTCGCAGTAATAACCCCTTCTGCGATAATGTCACATTTCATAATTCCGCCAAAAATATTAACAAAAATACCTTTTACATTTTCATCAGACAAAATCAATTTAAAGGCTTCCGTTACTTTTTCAGCTGTCGCACCGCCACCAACATCAAGGAAGTTAGCTGGATCGCCCATATAATGTTTGATAATATCCATTGTAGCCATAGCGAGACCAGCTCCATTAACCATGCAGCCGATGTTCCCGTCTAGAGCAATATAGTTCAAGTCGTGTTTTGAAGCCTCGATTTCTTTCACATCTTCTTCTTCTAAATCACGAAGTTCAACGATGTCTTTATGGCGATATAGCGCATTGGAATCAAAGTTGAATTTAGCATCTAATGCCATTACTTTTCCATCACCTGTTGTAACAAGAGGGTTTATTTCAGCAATCGATGCATCTTTATCAACAAAAACTTGATACAAGCCCATCATAAATTTAACAGCTTGGCCAACAAGTTCTTTAGGAATGTTTATATTAAATGCAACACGTCTAGCTTGGAAGCCTTGAAGGCCCACTGCTGGATCAATTACTTCTTTAAAAATCTTATCAGGTGTTTCTTCTGCTACTACTTCGATTTCAGTACCGCCTTCTTCAGAAGCCATTAATACAACGCTTGAAGTAGCACGGTCTACTACAAGACCAATATAATATTCATTCTTAATGTCGCAACCTTCTTCAACTAGTAAGCGCTTAACTTCCTTACCTGCTGGTCCAGTTTGATGCGTCACAAGTGTTTTCCCAAGAATTTCATCCGCGTATGTACGAACTTCATCCAAGTTTTTCGCAACTTTAACACCGCCGGCTTTCCCACGTCCACCTGCGTGAATCTGTGCTTTTACTACAGATACAGACGAGCCTAGTTCTTTCGCTACTTCTACTGCTTCGTCAACAGAGAATGCTACTTTTCCGTTTGGAACGGCTACTCCGTACGAACGAAGAATTTCTTTACCCTGATACTCATGGATATTCATTCTCTCTCCAGCCTCCTGTAATTACGTGCTTCACTCTTACGCGCACGAGAATTTTCGTCTTTAATACGAAATCCTTTTTCATTCTAGCACTTTTTTTGATGCTTGGGGAGGGGTAACCGCTATCATTCTTACAATTTTTCTGTTTTCTTTGTTGATATTTGTTCTTTTTTTGGATCTCTTCTATTTTTTTGTCGTTTATTAAAATGAGAAAATTTTCCTGTAAGTAGAATTTCCATCAAAGCAAGCAACCTTTTTCTTCGTTAATTAAGTTGCTCCAAAAAGAATCATTACGTTTTTCAATAAGTAAACTATCGATTAAGTATCTTCATTCTCATGTTCTGATGTTTTTTTGGATTTCTTCTTGTTTTGCTCTTTTTTATTTGGCTCAAATAACTTCTTCAACCCTTTTGCTAGCTGCTCTTTTTCAGAAGCTGGTGCATAATGCCCAAATTCACTAGAAAATTCTTCTTGGCGTTTGTTTCTTTTTTGTTCGTCCATCATTGTCACTCTCCTTTTGCAGTCTTATTTTTTCAGTATCTGCAAAGAAGTTTAAATTATGACGACTCCTCCAAATCAAGCATAAAAAGAATTATTTCAGCACAAACTTCTGCAGAATCATCAGGCAGCTGAATTAGAGGCTGCTGCAAACCGTTTCCCTCTGAAGTCCGAACATAACGTTTGCCAACAAAAAAGTCCCTATTTTGAAACAAAGTTGGTAAAGCATCCATTAACTTATATATTGATTTTGTTCTCATAATTTTATATCTATCCCGCTATGAAGGCACTGCCTCGTTTGTTCTGAATTGTTATCAATCCATTTACACACTTCCAATTCAAACCCCTTAGAGCGTAATTTAATTTTCAGCCTTTCTCGCGCTTCACAAAAAGACTCTGGAATCGTTGAATGACTATAAATAACAAGAAAAACTCTTTTTTCTTTTAAGCGTATACTCATTCGTAATGAGCCCATTTTTGGCATAAATGTACTTATCATTGCGTGAAACTTTTGTCCAATTTTTTGGTTCAACGGCTTATTCTTTTCATTGCTAATTTGAATATCCCAATCAATCTGAGAAAATGGCATAACAACACTTACGAAATCTTTCGTTTCATAGTCCGGTCCAATTTGAAGCATTAATCGAGCTTGTAGTTCTTTAACGGAATCAGCTAATTC
This window encodes:
- the hslU gene encoding ATP-dependent protease ATPase subunit HslU, producing MTSSLTPSQIVERLNQYIVGQEGAKKSVAIALRNRYRRTKLEQVMRDEITPKNILMIGPTGVGKTEIARRLAKLVGAPFVKVEATKFTEVGYVGRDVESMVRDLVESSVRLVKEERVIHVKEQAKELAEKRLVNLLVPSMKKESNYKNPFEMLFNQNNNEDDQQEEEEELNHANLKKKMAEKLERGELEDRMVTLEVSEQNQGFMDLFQGGAGMEQMGMNMQEMLGNMVPKKKKKRRMSVSDARGVLIEEEAQKLIDMDDVTQEAINRTEQLGMIFIDEIDKVAGKSEQSANVSREGVQRDILPIVEGSTVVTKYGAVKTDHILFIAAGAFHMAKPSDLIPELQGRFPIRVELQSLSIDDFVRILIEPDNALIKQYAALLRTEGIEIKFSDDAVRKIATIASEVNQETENIGARRLHTLLEKLLEDVSFEAPNIRMETLDITEQYVEEKLGSIAKNRDLSQFIL
- the hslV gene encoding ATP-dependent protease subunit HslV → MDSFHATTIFAIAHNGGFAMAGDGQVTLGNAVVMKHTARKVRKIYRDNVIAGFAGSVADAFTLFEKFEAKLEEYNGNLQRASVELAKEWRSDRVLRKLEAMLIVMDRTELLLVSGTGEVIQPDDGILAIGSGGNYALSAGRALKNHAASLSASEIARAALETASDICVYTNDQIIVEVLDDKS
- the xerC gene encoding tyrosine recombinase XerC — its product is MESEERLWLNWFIRYLEVERNSSKWTIDHYTKDVEQFCTFLSQQGLLGISETTHLEVRSYISTLVDRRYARRTIARKLSALRSFGKFLLREQLVKENPFLHAHLPKQEERLPRFLYEEEMDHWLTALPSETALEKRDKAIIELLYATGIRVSECSMLHTEQLHWTSGTIRVFGKGRKERYVPFGKEAETSLNVYLELGRPKLEKQSEPSTHLFLNYRGGPLTDRSIRKIVEKRMREAAMKKSISPHDIRHSFATHLLNAGADLRTVQELLGHQTLRTTQVYTHVSKERLYTVYKDFHPRA
- the trmFO gene encoding FADH(2)-oxidizing methylenetetrahydrofolate--tRNA-(uracil(54)-C(5))-methyltransferase TrmFO; the protein is MIENKTINVIGAGLAGSEAAWQIAKRGGQVRLYEMRPVKQTPAHHTDKFAELVCSNSLRGNSLANAVGVLKEEMRKLDSVIIKAADEAAVPAGGALAVDRHDFAARVTNYVKEHPNVTVVNEEITELPSGPTIIATGPLTSKALSEQLKALTGEEHLYFYDAAAPIIDAETIDRDKVYLKSRYDKGEAAYLNCPMTEEEFNRFYDALIEAETVPLREFEKEIFFEGCMPIEVMASRGRKTMLFGPLKPVGLEDPKTGKRPYAVVQLRQDNLSGTLYNIVGFQTHLKWGPQKEVIRMIPGLEQADIVRYGVMHRNTFLNSPNLLKPTYQSTVRDDLFFAGQITGVEGYVESAAAGLIAGINAFKLTEGQPLAILPEETMMGSMAAYITTANSKNFQPMNANFGLVPPLDVRIKAKKERYEALASRALESIQNFVKEV
- the topA gene encoding type I DNA topoisomerase → MSDYLVIVESPAKAKTIGKYLGKKYVVKASMGHVRDLPKSQMGVSVEENYEPRYITIRGKGPVLKELKTAAKKAKRIYLAADPDREGEAIAWHLAHSLNIDEHSDCRVVFNEITKTAIKDAFKHPRPINMDLVDAQQARRILDRLVGYNISPLLWKKVKKGLSAGRVQSVAVKLITDREKEIQNFEPEEYWSIEGNFKLKGEMFEAKYYGVNGKKQSLSNEEDVQAVLKQMKGKSFQVTNVTRKERRRNPVTPFTTSSLQQEAARKLNFRAKKTMLIAQQLYEGIDLGKQGTVGLITYMRTDSTRISDTAKQETHDYIKKTFGDEYVNKVERKAKQDKKAQDAHEAIRPTSVMYEPKTVKEYLSRDQHRLYRLIWERLVASEMAPAVMDTMSVDLDNNGVLFRATGSKLKFAGFMKVYIEGNDDNKKEEDRLLPALEEGQTVEKQDITPNQHFTQPPPRYTEARLVKTLEELGIGRPSTYAPTLDTIQRRGYVALDEKRFVPTELGEIVLDLIVEFFPEILDVEFTAKMEQDLDSIEDGKDNWIGIIDQFYQSFEKRLKVAEEEMEEVEIKDEPAGEDCDKCDHEMVYKMGRYGKFMACSNFPDCRNTKAIVKDIGVTCPTCKEGNIVERKSKKRRIFYGCDRYPECEFVSWDKPIARPCPKCQGLLVEKKSKKAVYVACSSCDYEEEKQ
- the dprA gene encoding DNA-processing protein DprA gives rise to the protein MIDISYEERFLHLHAVLSTNYRAFVRLLEWDPELVSIYKASASEMSEILQLNDRQSKRLFEWLRRSDQAVYKEQLDKAGIQTIFSHSSHYPPLLNTIYDPPHILYTKGNLEILKTKKIAVVGTRTPTPYSKEVLALLTPVIIDAGITIVSGLARGVDSLAHHSAITYKGLTIAVTACGFDTVYPPEHYSLFQSIASHHLVVSEYPPFVKPKKWTFPARNRLISGMSYATVIIEAKRKSGSLITADLAIEQGREVFAVPSNITSSESSGTNWLISQGACCLYSKNTLSETLPNFLSKDSELSDFI
- the sucD gene encoding succinate--CoA ligase subunit alpha: MSILINKDTKVIVQGITGATGLFHTKQALEYGTKIVGGVTPGKGGTEIEGVPVFNTVKEAVDATGANATVIYVPPAFAADAIMEATDAALDLAICITEGIPVIDMVKVKRYMEGKKTRLIGPNCPGVITPEECKIGIMPGYIHKKGHIGVVSRSGTLTYEAVHQLSTEGIGQSSAVGIGGDPVNGTDFIDVLSLFNEDPDTYAVIMIGEIGGTAEEEAAEWVKENMTKPVVGFIGGQTAPPGKRMGHAGAIISGGKGTAAEKIKTMEACGIRVAATPSVMGETLIKSLKANDLYEKSVTHEIAK
- the sucC gene encoding ADP-forming succinate--CoA ligase subunit beta, encoding MNIHEYQGKEILRSYGVAVPNGKVAFSVDEAVEVAKELGSSVSVVKAQIHAGGRGKAGGVKVAKNLDEVRTYADEILGKTLVTHQTGPAGKEVKRLLVEEGCDIKNEYYIGLVVDRATSSVVLMASEEGGTEIEVVAEETPDKIFKEVIDPAVGLQGFQARRVAFNINIPKELVGQAVKFMMGLYQVFVDKDASIAEINPLVTTGDGKVMALDAKFNFDSNALYRHKDIVELRDLEEEDVKEIEASKHDLNYIALDGNIGCMVNGAGLAMATMDIIKHYMGDPANFLDVGGGATAEKVTEAFKLILSDENVKGIFVNIFGGIMKCDIIAEGVITATKEVGLEIPLVVRLEGTNVELGKKLLKESGLNITAADSMADGAQKIVSLVK